From a single Onychomys torridus chromosome 9, mOncTor1.1, whole genome shotgun sequence genomic region:
- the Prmt5 gene encoding protein arginine N-methyltransferase 5 isoform X1 encodes MAAMAVGGAGGSRVSSGRDLNCVPEIADTLGAVAKQGFDFLCMPVFHPRFKREFTQEPAKNRPGPQTRSDLLLSGRDWNTLIVGKLSPWIHPDSKVEKIRRNSEAAMLQELNFGAYLGLPAFLLPLNQEDNTNLARVLTNHIHTGHHSSMFWMRVPLVAPEDLRDDVIENVPTTHTEDYSGEEKTWMWWHNFRTLCDYSKRIAVALEIGADLPSSHVIDRWLGEPIKAAILPTSIFLTNKKGFPVLSKMQQRLIFRLLKLEVQFIITGTNHHSEKEFCSYLQYLEYLSQNRPPPNAYELFAKGYEDYLQSPLQPLMDNLESQTYEVFEKDPIKYSQYQQAIYKCLLDRVPEEEKETNVQVLMVLGAGRGPLVNASLRAAKQADRRIRLYAVEKNPNAVVTLENWQFEEWGSQVTVVSSDMREWVAPEKADIIVSELLGSFADNELSPECLDGAQHFLKDDGVSIPGEYTSFLAPISSSKLYNEVRACREKDRDPEAQFEMPYVVRLHNFHQLSAPQPCFTFSHPNRNPMIDNNRYCTLEFPVEVNTVLHGFAGYFETVLYQDITLSIRPETHSPGMFSWFPILFPIKQPITVQEGQSICVRFWRCSNSKKVWYEWAVTAPVCSPIHNPTGRSYTIGL; translated from the exons ATGGCGGCGATGGCAGTCGGAGGTGCCGGTGGCAGCCGCGTGTCCAGCGGGAGGGACCTGAATTGCGTCCCCGAAATAGCTGACACTCTGGGTGCTGTGGCCAAGCAGGG GTTTGATTTCCTCTGCATGCCTGTCTTCCACCCGCGTTTCAAGAGGGAGTTCACTCAGGAACCTGCTAAGAATCGGCCTGGCCCCCAGACACGATCAGACCTACTGCTGTCAGGAAGGG ACTGGAACACGCTAATTGTGGGCAAGCTCTCTCCGTGGATTCATCCAGACTCAAAAGTAGAGAAGATCCGAAGGAACTCTGAGGCG GCTATGTTACAGGAGCTGAATTTTGGGGCATATCTGGGCCTTCCAGCTTTCCTATTGCCCCTGAATCAGGAAGATAACACAAACCTGGCCAGAGTTTTGACCAACCACATCCACACTGGCCACCACTCTTCCATG TTCTGGATGAGGGTGCCCTTGGTGGCACCAGAGGACCTGAGGGATGATGTAATTGAGAATGTACCAactacacacacagaggattacaGTGGGGAAGAGAAGACGTGGATGTG GTGGCATAACTTCCGCACTCTGTGTGACTATAGCAAGAGAATTGCAGTAG CTCTTGAAATTGGGGCTGACCTCCCATCCAGTCACGTCATCGATCGTTGGCTTGGAGAGCCTATCAAAGCAGCTATTCTTCCCACCAGCATCTTCCTAACCAACAAGAAGGGGTTTCCTGTTCTTTCTAAGATGCAGCAGAGACTGATCTTCCGGCTCCTCAAG TTGGAAGTGCAGTTTATCATCACGGGCACCAACCACCACTCAGAGAAGGAATTCTGCTCCTACCTCCAGTACTTGGAATACTTAAGCCAGAACCGCCCTCCACCCAATGCATATGAACTCTTTGCCAAAGGCTATGAAGACTATCTGCAGTCCCCACTTCAG CCACTGATGGACAATCTGGAATCTCAGACATATGAAGTATTTGAAAAGGACCCCATCAAATACTCCCAATATCAGCAG GCTATCTATAAATGTTTGCTAGACCGGGTAccggaagaagaaaaggagaccaATGTCCA GGTGCTAATGGTGCTGGGTGCAGGCCGGGGTCCCCTGGTGAATGCGTCTCTCCGGGCAGCCAAGCAGGCTGACCGGCGGATAAGGCTGTATGCTGTGGAGAAGAACCCCAACGCTGTGGTGAC GCTGGAGAACTGGCAGTTTGAAGAGTGGGGGAGCCAGGTGACAGTTGTCTCGTCAGACATGCGGGAGTGGGTGGCTCCGGAGAAGGCGGACATCATCGTCAGTGAGCTCCTGGGCTCCTTCGCCGACAATGAGCTGTCACCTGAGTGTCTGGATGGAGCACAGCACTTCCTGAAAG atgacGGTGTGAGCATCCCTGGAGAATATACCTCCTTCCTGGCTCCCATTTCTTCCTCTAAGTTGTACAATGAGGTCCGAGCCTGTCGGGAGAAGGACCGTGACCCTGAG GCACAGTTCGAGATGCCCTACGTGGTTCGGCTGCACAACTTCCACCAGCTCTCTGCACCCCAGCCCTGCTTCACCTTCAGCCATCCCAACCGAA ATCCCATGATTGACAACAACCGCTACTGCACCCTGGAGTTTCCTGTGGAGGTGAACACGGTGCTGCATGGCTTTGCCGGCTACTTTGAGACTGTGCTTTATCAGGACATCACTCTGA GTATCCGTCCAGAGACTCACTCTCCTGGGATGTTCTCATGGTTTCCCATCCTCTTCCCCATTAAG CAGCCCATCACGGTGCAGGAAGGCCAGAGCATCTGCGTGCGTTTCTGGCGATGCAGCAATTCTAAGAAGGTGTGGTATGAGTGGGCGGTGACAGCTCCAGTCTGTTCTCCAATTCACAACCCTACCGGCCGCTCCTATACCATCGGCCTCTAG
- the Prmt5 gene encoding protein arginine N-methyltransferase 5 isoform X2 has product MLQELNFGAYLGLPAFLLPLNQEDNTNLARVLTNHIHTGHHSSMFWMRVPLVAPEDLRDDVIENVPTTHTEDYSGEEKTWMWWHNFRTLCDYSKRIAVALEIGADLPSSHVIDRWLGEPIKAAILPTSIFLTNKKGFPVLSKMQQRLIFRLLKLEVQFIITGTNHHSEKEFCSYLQYLEYLSQNRPPPNAYELFAKGYEDYLQSPLQPLMDNLESQTYEVFEKDPIKYSQYQQAIYKCLLDRVPEEEKETNVQVLMVLGAGRGPLVNASLRAAKQADRRIRLYAVEKNPNAVVTLENWQFEEWGSQVTVVSSDMREWVAPEKADIIVSELLGSFADNELSPECLDGAQHFLKDDGVSIPGEYTSFLAPISSSKLYNEVRACREKDRDPEAQFEMPYVVRLHNFHQLSAPQPCFTFSHPNRNPMIDNNRYCTLEFPVEVNTVLHGFAGYFETVLYQDITLSIRPETHSPGMFSWFPILFPIKQPITVQEGQSICVRFWRCSNSKKVWYEWAVTAPVCSPIHNPTGRSYTIGL; this is encoded by the exons ATGTTACAGGAGCTGAATTTTGGGGCATATCTGGGCCTTCCAGCTTTCCTATTGCCCCTGAATCAGGAAGATAACACAAACCTGGCCAGAGTTTTGACCAACCACATCCACACTGGCCACCACTCTTCCATG TTCTGGATGAGGGTGCCCTTGGTGGCACCAGAGGACCTGAGGGATGATGTAATTGAGAATGTACCAactacacacacagaggattacaGTGGGGAAGAGAAGACGTGGATGTG GTGGCATAACTTCCGCACTCTGTGTGACTATAGCAAGAGAATTGCAGTAG CTCTTGAAATTGGGGCTGACCTCCCATCCAGTCACGTCATCGATCGTTGGCTTGGAGAGCCTATCAAAGCAGCTATTCTTCCCACCAGCATCTTCCTAACCAACAAGAAGGGGTTTCCTGTTCTTTCTAAGATGCAGCAGAGACTGATCTTCCGGCTCCTCAAG TTGGAAGTGCAGTTTATCATCACGGGCACCAACCACCACTCAGAGAAGGAATTCTGCTCCTACCTCCAGTACTTGGAATACTTAAGCCAGAACCGCCCTCCACCCAATGCATATGAACTCTTTGCCAAAGGCTATGAAGACTATCTGCAGTCCCCACTTCAG CCACTGATGGACAATCTGGAATCTCAGACATATGAAGTATTTGAAAAGGACCCCATCAAATACTCCCAATATCAGCAG GCTATCTATAAATGTTTGCTAGACCGGGTAccggaagaagaaaaggagaccaATGTCCA GGTGCTAATGGTGCTGGGTGCAGGCCGGGGTCCCCTGGTGAATGCGTCTCTCCGGGCAGCCAAGCAGGCTGACCGGCGGATAAGGCTGTATGCTGTGGAGAAGAACCCCAACGCTGTGGTGAC GCTGGAGAACTGGCAGTTTGAAGAGTGGGGGAGCCAGGTGACAGTTGTCTCGTCAGACATGCGGGAGTGGGTGGCTCCGGAGAAGGCGGACATCATCGTCAGTGAGCTCCTGGGCTCCTTCGCCGACAATGAGCTGTCACCTGAGTGTCTGGATGGAGCACAGCACTTCCTGAAAG atgacGGTGTGAGCATCCCTGGAGAATATACCTCCTTCCTGGCTCCCATTTCTTCCTCTAAGTTGTACAATGAGGTCCGAGCCTGTCGGGAGAAGGACCGTGACCCTGAG GCACAGTTCGAGATGCCCTACGTGGTTCGGCTGCACAACTTCCACCAGCTCTCTGCACCCCAGCCCTGCTTCACCTTCAGCCATCCCAACCGAA ATCCCATGATTGACAACAACCGCTACTGCACCCTGGAGTTTCCTGTGGAGGTGAACACGGTGCTGCATGGCTTTGCCGGCTACTTTGAGACTGTGCTTTATCAGGACATCACTCTGA GTATCCGTCCAGAGACTCACTCTCCTGGGATGTTCTCATGGTTTCCCATCCTCTTCCCCATTAAG CAGCCCATCACGGTGCAGGAAGGCCAGAGCATCTGCGTGCGTTTCTGGCGATGCAGCAATTCTAAGAAGGTGTGGTATGAGTGGGCGGTGACAGCTCCAGTCTGTTCTCCAATTCACAACCCTACCGGCCGCTCCTATACCATCGGCCTCTAG